The following proteins are co-located in the Pseudomonas synxantha genome:
- a CDS encoding amino acid ABC transporter ATP-binding protein has protein sequence MPLLRISALHKYYGDHHVLKGIDLTVDEGQVVAIIGRSGSGKSTLLRTLNGLESINDGVIEVDGEYLDAARADLRSLRQKVGMVFQQFNLFPHLSVGENVMLAPQVVQKVPKAKAAQLARQMLERVGLGEKFDAFPDRLSGGQQQRVAIARALAMSPKVLLCDEITSALDPELVNEVLSVVRQLAQDGMTLIMVTHEMRFAREVGDKLVFMHQGKVHETGDPKMLFANPRTAELANFIGSVEQPS, from the coding sequence ATGCCTCTGCTTAGAATTTCGGCCCTGCATAAGTATTACGGCGATCACCACGTCCTCAAGGGCATTGACCTGACGGTGGATGAAGGCCAGGTGGTGGCGATCATCGGCCGCAGCGGCTCGGGCAAGTCCACCTTGCTGCGTACCCTCAACGGCCTGGAGTCGATCAACGACGGCGTGATCGAAGTCGACGGCGAATACCTGGATGCCGCCCGCGCCGACCTGCGCAGCCTGCGGCAGAAAGTCGGCATGGTGTTCCAGCAGTTCAACCTGTTTCCGCATTTGAGCGTTGGTGAAAACGTAATGCTGGCGCCGCAGGTGGTGCAGAAAGTGCCCAAGGCCAAGGCGGCCCAACTGGCAAGGCAGATGCTCGAGCGGGTCGGGCTGGGCGAGAAGTTCGACGCCTTCCCCGATCGCTTGTCCGGTGGCCAGCAGCAACGGGTGGCCATTGCCCGGGCATTGGCGATGTCACCCAAGGTGCTCTTGTGCGATGAGATTACGTCGGCCCTGGACCCGGAACTGGTCAATGAAGTGCTCAGTGTGGTGCGCCAGCTGGCCCAGGACGGCATGACCCTGATCATGGTGACCCACGAAATGCGCTTTGCCCGGGAAGTCGGCGACAAACTGGTGTTCATGCACCAGGGCAAAGTGCATGAAACCGGCGACCCGAAAATGTTGTTTGCCAACCCAAGAACCGCCGAGCTTGCCAATTTCATTGGCTCGGTGGAACAGCCGAGCTGA